In the bacterium genome, CTCGACCACGAGGATGGCGTCGTCCACCACGATGCCGATCACGAGCACGAGGCCGAACAGGGTCAGGTTGTTGATGGACATGCCCAGGCCGTTCATCACGGCGAAGGTGCCGATCAGCGACACCGGGATCGTGATGGCCGGGATCAGCGTCGTGCGCCAGTCCTGCAGGAAGATCCACACCACGAAGATGACCAGGAAGATGGCCTGGACCAGGGTCAGCACGACCTCGTCGATGGAGGCCTGGATGTACTCGGTGGCGTCGTAGAGGACCTCGTACTCGAGGTCGTCGGGGAAGTCGCGCGCGAGGCGGTCCATGATCTCCGCCACGCCCTCGGCCACGCCCAGGGCGTTCGAACCCGGCAGCTGGTAGATGCCCACGGCGATGGCGGGGCTGCCCGAGTGCTCGGCGTACCAGCTGTAGGCCAGCGCGCCCAGCTCGACGCGCGCCACGTCGCGCAGGTAGAGCACCTGGCCGTCCAGCCCGGTGCGGATCACGATGGCGCCGAACTCCTCCTCGGTCATCAGGCGGCCCTTGGTGATGATCTTGTACTGGAAGGGCAGGTCGCCCGGATTCGGCGGCGCGCCAATGGTGCCGGCGGCGACCGACACGTTCTGGCTGCGGACCGCCCCGATCACCTCCTCGGCCGTCAGGCCGCGGGCCTTCAGCTGCTCCGGATCGAGCCACATCCGCATGCTGAAGTCCTTGGCGCCGAAGACGGTCACCGAACCGACGCCCTCGACGCGGGCGAGCTGGTCCTTCACGCGGGTCGCGATGTAGTTGGAGATGTACAGCTCGTCGTAGGTGCCGCCGGGCGAGCGCAGGCTGACCACCTCGACCATGGCCGTCGTCTTCTTCTCGACCTTCACGCCCTGGCGCTTGACCTCCTCGGGCAGCAGCGGCATGGCCACGTCGGCGCGGTTCTTGGTCATCACCTGGGCCATGTCGACGTCCGACCCGATGTCGAAGCTGACGGTGAGGTTGAGCTGGCCCTCGGAATCGCTCTTGGAGTCCATGTAGATCATGTTCTCCACGCCGTTGATCTGCTCCTCGATGGGCGCGGCCACCGACTCGAGCACCGTGTTCGGGTCGGCACCCGGGAACGTCGCCGTCACCGCGATGGTGGGCGGCGTGATGTCGGGCATCGACTCGATCGGCAGGATCGGGATGCTGATGCCCCCGACGATGAGGATGAGCAGCGAGATCACCAGCGCGAACTTGGGGCGATCGATGAAGATGCGGCTGAACATGCGATCGGATCTCCTTGTCCGGTTCCTCGGTCGCGGCCGGGACGCCCCGGCCGCCGGTCGCGATGGCCCGACCTAGCCCTGCTTGCCCTGGGCCTGGGCGGCGGCCTGCTGCCGCATCGCCTTGAACTGCTCCGCCGTCAGGGGCGTGCACGGCATGCCCGGCCGCGCGAACATCAGGCCGTCGACGATGATCGTCTCATCGCCCGCCAGGCCGTCGCGCACGTGGATCAGTCCGCCCTCCTGGGGCAGCCCCAGGCTCACGTACTTCTGCTCGACGATGTTGCCCTCGCCGACGACCAGGAGGTACTTGCCGCCGAGGTCGGTGCCGAGGGCCGTCTCCGGCACGAGCACCGAGTCGGGGATCGGATCCGCCTCGACCTTGAGCCGCACGAAGAGGCCCGGGAAGAAGTCGAGGCTCTCGTTCTCCAGCCGGACGCGCAGCTCGATGGTGCCCGTCTCGGGATCGACCTGGTTGTCGATGAAGTCGATGACGCCCGGGAAGGGGAAGCCCTCGTCGTTGGCCCGGGCGACGAACGCCGCGGCGCGTTCGGCGTCGGAGCCGTCGCGCTTCTGCTCGACGGACTTGGACGCGAGGTAGCGCAGGACCACGTTCTCGGGCGCGTGGAAGTACACGTAGATGGGCTGCAGGCGGTTGACGCGCGTCAGCAGGGTCGGACCGCCCTGGCCGACCAGGTTGCCCACGTCGACGAGGTTCCGGCTCACGACGCCGCTGATGGGCGAGGTGACCCGGGTGTAGCCGTAGAAGAGCTCGGCCTGGTCGAGGTTCGCCCGCGCGGTCGCCACCGAGGCCGCGGCCATGTCGCGCTCGGCCCGCGCCCGGTCCACGTCCATCTCGGACACGGCGCGGCTGCGACTGGCCTTCTCCACCCGCTGCAGCTCGGTCTTCGACCGCAGCAGGTTGGCCTCGGCCGAGGCCAGGGCCGCCCTGGCGGCGTCGCGGTCGGCGCGGTACTTGGTCTCCTCGATGCGGAAGAGCAGGTCGCCGGCGGCGACGTTGCTGCTCGGCGCGAAGGCGACCTCCTCCAGTTCGCCGGCGACGCGGGCCACCACGTCGGCCGACTCGACCGCGCGGGTCGAGCCGGTGAAGATCATGTAGTCCTTCACCTCGCCGCGGGTGGGCTGGGCCACCGTCACCGGCGGCGCCTGGGGGGCCGCGGCCTGCTGGCCCTGGGAGCAGGCTCCCAGTCCGAGAAGAATGCCGGTGCCCGCGAGCAGCAGGGCCGTCCTGGTCAGATCTCGCCGCAGATTCATCAGTTGACCTCGTTTTCCTGCGCGGGCGCGGAGCCCGCTCCGTTGGCGTCGGAATCGGTTCGGTTGGCGGCCGCGGCCGCGTCGGATGCGTCGGAGCGGGCCATCTCCAGGGCCAGGTCCGGATCGGTGTCGGCCAGGGACCAGCCGCCGCCCAGGGCCCGGTTCAGCTGGACCACGTCGGTGATGACGTTCCCCCGCGACTGGGCCAGGGCGTCCTGCTGGTCGAAGAGCACGCGCTGGGCGTCGAGGTAGGCCTGGAAGTCGGTCAGGCCCTCGAGGTAGAGGGTGTGGACGAGTTCGACCGACTGCTGCGACGCCTCCACGGCCGTGATGAGCAGATCGCGGCGGGTCTCCTCCTGGCGCAGGGCCACCAGGGCGTTCTCGACCTCGGCGAGGGCGTTCAGCACCGTCTTCTCGTAGGCCGCCAGGGCCTGGCGCGTGCGGGCCTCCTCGGCCTTGATCTGGCCGCGGATGCGGCCGCCGGTGAAGAGGTTCCAGCGCACGCCCGGGGCGAGGGTCCAGCCCGTGTGGCCGGCGTCGCCGAGGCCACCGAAGTCGACGCTCGTCACGCTGATGGCGCCGACCAGGGAGAAGCTCGGGTAGAGATCGGCCTTCGCCACGCCGATGCGCGCGGTCTGGGCCGCGAGACTGCGCTCGCTGCGGCGCACGTCCGGCCGGCGGCGCAGCAGCTCGGCCGGCAGCTCGAGAGCCACCGCCGTGTCGGGGCGCGGCAGGCCCGCGTCGGCCGCCAGCTCGGTGTCGAGGGCGCCGGGATTCTCGCCCAGCAGCACGGCCAGCCGGTTGCGGCCGGCCTCGAGGGCGGTCTCCAGCAGCGGAATGGCCGCCTCGGTGTTGGCCAGGTTCGAACGCGCCCGCGCCACGTCGAGCAGGGGCACCAGCCCGGCGTCCTCGCGGGCGATGACGATGTCCATGGTCTCGCGCTGGCTGGCCACGTTCTCGCGGGCCACGGCCAGACGCAGCTGCAGCGCCCGCACGTCGACGTAGGTGGCGGCCACCTCGGCGTAGAGGCTCACGAGCACGTCGCGGTAGTCCTCGATGGACGCCGCCACGCCGGCGCCGGTGGCTTCACGCGCACGCCGGTTGCGCCCGAAGAGGTCGAGCTCCCAGCTGGCGCCGAGACCGAATTCCCAATTGTTGCTCGGGTTGTCACCGAGGGCCGCCAGGGCGCCCTGGGGCCCGTTCTCGGCGATCTGAGTGCGGGAGAAGGTGCCGTCGGCCTGCACCTGGGGCCAGTAGGCGCCGCCGGCGATCTGGTGGTAGGCCCGGGCCTCGGTGATCCGGGCCAGGGCCGCGTCCAGGTCGGGGTTGGCCGCCCGCGCCCGCACGAGCAGGGAGTCGAGCAGCGTGTCCCCGAGGGTCGTCCACCAGGTTTCCAGGACCGGCG is a window encoding:
- a CDS encoding efflux transporter outer membrane subunit, whose amino-acid sequence is MRFRSAFRPPFGARPRSVAVLALGGALLVLSACAVGPDYEEPELPVPDAWGNAAAADLAGPSPVLETWWTTLGDTLLDSLLVRARAANPDLDAALARITEARAYHQIAGGAYWPQVQADGTFSRTQIAENGPQGALAALGDNPSNNWEFGLGASWELDLFGRNRRAREATGAGVAASIEDYRDVLVSLYAEVAATYVDVRALQLRLAVARENVASQRETMDIVIAREDAGLVPLLDVARARSNLANTEAAIPLLETALEAGRNRLAVLLGENPGALDTELAADAGLPRPDTAVALELPAELLRRRPDVRRSERSLAAQTARIGVAKADLYPSFSLVGAISVTSVDFGGLGDAGHTGWTLAPGVRWNLFTGGRIRGQIKAEEARTRQALAAYEKTVLNALAEVENALVALRQEETRRDLLITAVEASQQSVELVHTLYLEGLTDFQAYLDAQRVLFDQQDALAQSRGNVITDVVQLNRALGGGWSLADTDPDLALEMARSDASDAAAAANRTDSDANGAGSAPAQENEVN
- a CDS encoding efflux RND transporter periplasmic adaptor subunit, with product MNLRRDLTRTALLLAGTGILLGLGACSQGQQAAAPQAPPVTVAQPTRGEVKDYMIFTGSTRAVESADVVARVAGELEEVAFAPSSNVAAGDLLFRIEETKYRADRDAARAALASAEANLLRSKTELQRVEKASRSRAVSEMDVDRARAERDMAAASVATARANLDQAELFYGYTRVTSPISGVVSRNLVDVGNLVGQGGPTLLTRVNRLQPIYVYFHAPENVVLRYLASKSVEQKRDGSDAERAAAFVARANDEGFPFPGVIDFIDNQVDPETGTIELRVRLENESLDFFPGLFVRLKVEADPIPDSVLVPETALGTDLGGKYLLVVGEGNIVEQKYVSLGLPQEGGLIHVRDGLAGDETIIVDGLMFARPGMPCTPLTAEQFKAMRQQAAAQAQGKQG